The stretch of DNA GCAGTGCCACTCCTCCCTCCATCGATCTGCTCAGGTCTCTCGCTGCAACTCACTACCACCCCACAGTCCCATTCTCTTGCTCTGCTGCCTTGTGTGTGATGGCCCGAGCACGACCTTCCAGCAGCCTCTGGTCACTGGTGAAGACCATTGGCGCCGGCGTACTCAGCGTCGACTTCCCCATACGTTCCACAGGCCTCGCCTTCGCATGCGGCGGCCCAGCCATGCTCCCCACCCTCGACTCCATGCCAGGTGACCTCCTGCTGGTGGACCGCCGTCGCCTCGACTGGTTCCGGGGCGACGTCGTCGCTTTCCGGTAAGAGCCTCTTGGGCCGGGTCACAGTCATATATGAATGGTTTTTGGAGGCGTGACATGAATGGGTAGCAGGAGCCTGGTCGGCCACAGCAAAGAGCCTATTTTCAGTGAAGGAAAGGCATACCACAGAGGGGTTGTCAGCAGGCTGATTGCGCTGCCCGGCGACCTTATCCGGCTGCGGGGGACGACGGAGCTCCTGGAGGTCCCCGAGGGCCATTGCTGGGTGGAAGGCGACAACCCCAGCCAGAGCAAGGACTCGAGGACGTACGGCCCTGTAAGTAGCGGTAGCGCACACACATCCTTCTGTGTGAGTGTGTGACAAGCATCTCGAATTTAATCTTGGTATTTGCGTGCATGGATGCAGGTTCCACTTGAGCTGCTGGAGGGGACGGTCACACACATAATTTGGCCGCCTCACAGGATGGCTGCAGTCCCCGGCAGGGTCCCGGAAGAAAGGGTTAGATTGATCATCGACCCCGCTGGCTCTGCAAAGGAAACGACGGGAATAGCTCATTCCTGTGGTAGTGTGGATCCTCGCTCCAGTAGCACTGGAGGAGGAGGCCCTCCCTTAGGATCCCGCAAGAAAGGATTATGCCGAAGTGATTGTAATTTCATCTGGTTTGTGTGACAAAAGCCTGGAGCTGTAACGTACTATGTGCTGTCAAACAGTCATAGGTAGCCAAGTTATTTTTTCGACAAAGGGTGAATTTTATTGGCTCAAAACGGAGCATCCAGAAGATACATAACATAATGAGCACACATCCGGCCTCTGCATAACTAGGATGCACACAACCAACATCAACTCACACATATGCGAAAACTCACCGGCGACAAGCAAAGTCATATAAGACCAAAACTATTAGTAGGCgagaaaataagaaaaaaagcCTCAAAGCGATCAGATCTAAGACCGACAAACTAGAACGGAGACCGTATCCGCACCAACCATCTCATGACACCACATTGACGACGAGGTTCTTCAACAGCAACGCCTTCAGAAAGGGAGCAACACTTAAGCGCCGTCGTCGCCGGATTCAACCACAAGGTCAGAATCTAGATTTTCACCCTGAAGAATCAGTCCGAGCATATCCGAGCAATGCCTTCAATAAGGTAACGATGTAAGAAACATCGCCGATGCCAAGTATAACCACTCGGGTCTGATATAGGCTTTTGCCCCGGGGCTCAAGACCGGGTGCTCTAATTGCATCACCATCAAAGTCACTAATGTGTTGCTGCCACCACTTTTCCACGATCCTGACAGCTACAAGCGTTGCGCCCGCCGCCACTGCACAACCATTCCTTTGCGTCAAGTCATCGTTCATAATTTGTATCTCACCACCGAAGTTAACCACCGGATCTGAAGAGATGAACACTCTCGAAGACCTTTcagtgatcaccatcgtcatgaAGCCATAAGAAGTCGCTGCATCATGTTTGCAGTTACCACCAACCGGCTGATCTGATCTGAATCACCACCACGAAATCATGCACCGTAGCACAGTCGGCCGACCACCGGACGCGCGTAAGGTCACCATCTCGACGCCGCAGTCCACAACCAACGGAGAGGCCGACCCACACCAAATATCAAGTTATTAAGCAATTAATAATGTTGCTGCCTTTGAAAATCTCGTGCCTAGCTTAATATGACACGGTACTGAAATATTCCGTTAGTTACACAGAAAAGTATTACTAGTACTTATCTTCTGGCTGAAATTATCCTTTGTTGTTGGTGCTACTTGGTGCAAACCTGGAAGCATGCACACCATGCTGGTTTAGCCATTTAACTAAAATGGAACTCTGTATACCATCTCTCTAAATTTAACACCTCAAAATTTGAGGTGTTAAATTTCTGGGCACTTAGAGCATTTCTAGCAGACCCCGTATAATGCCATGATCGAAAAATAACCGTCAAAATACGGGTCCGCGCGAAAAAAACTGTCCGGTCAGACCCCGTAAACGCGTCAAACCCATAAATATTTTTACCGGGCACGACAAAATTCCCATCCAGCCCACGAAAACGCAGGTTCTCCCCCTCGCCTTGTTGGTGCCCTATATATAGCGGGAGCGGTTGCACCATCGCCGGGCCGCCGCCTACGATTCCGGCCATACCAGTCATTGGGATCACGCCGGTGGGCCGCCACACGCCCGAGATtgtcctccaccacttcctcccgCCTCGGCGGACCGGAAAGTTGCAAATCGACGTCTGTTTGTTGCGGCCGCCGGATTTGGTGTTTCCGGCCACCGGCGGCTGCGCCAAGCCATGGATAGGTCGGGGAGCACCCAGCACAGCTCCGAAAAAGCCCCAGCGCCGCATGCAAGTACTGGTTCATCCTCTAGCCGTCGTCGTCGGTTTGCCGGCAAAGACTCGGCCGGCCGTCGCCCAGGCTCGACACTCGTGCAGCGGCTCGTCGGCTCGCTGATGCGGCTCATACAGTGCGACGACTGCACACAGACAGTGTTGCGGCTAACATCTAGCACGCCACAACACCCAGATGGGTATTCTTCAAATGCGAAAACGACGGGGTATGTTCTTGTTTTCATTCGGCTTTGTCAACCTATCCGGTTCAATTGTGGTAGCTTATTGAGATGGTCATGTGTGTAGGAAGGTGGATGCTCATTTTGATATTGGGAAGAAGAATACATCGATTTATTGATAGAAAGAAACTTAATAGATGTTCGTGCACTCGTTGGTAGAATTGAGGCTAATGATGCGGCTGTATGTGCAATTAAAGAAGAAACTAGAGGGAAAGCAATGTCTACTTCTTtagaatcaaagaagaagaaccaagaatGCAAGATCAAGaatccgcagatcaacaatgaaggCATGGAGAAGATGTTGGTCCAACTAGTGGGAGCAGTTAcggaagttggatatcttctaaaatgcctaattgtggttcttgttttctttggtgtTACTATTCTAGCAaatatttgaaggaaatatgccctagaggcaataataaagttat from Triticum urartu cultivar G1812 chromosome 3, Tu2.1, whole genome shotgun sequence encodes:
- the LOC125549005 gene encoding mitochondrial inner membrane protease subunit 2-like, coding for MARARPSSSLWSLVKTIGAGVLSVDFPIRSTGLAFACGGPAMLPTLDSMPGDLLLVDRRRLDWFRGDVVAFRSLVGHSKEPIFSEGKAYHRGVVSRLIALPGDLIRLRGTTELLEVPEGHCWVEGDNPSQSKDSRTYGPVPLELLEGTVTHIIWPPHRMAAVPGRVPEERVRLIIDPAGSAKETTGIAHSCGSVDPRSSSTGGGGPPLGSRKKGLCRSDCNFIWFV